In candidate division WOR-3 bacterium, the genomic window TACGACTGCCGCATCCGTCCGTTCCAGACCGACAAACCCGCGACCGCCCGCACCATGCTCCTCGGCTACACCGACTACCTCGAACGCTGGGATGACCTCGCGGGCCTCTTCTCGCCCGACGCCATCCAGAAAGGCTCGCTCGACCGCTACGTCGAATCGACCAAGACGAAGAAAGGTACGGCCGCGGTTGATGACGCCTTCCTCGCCGAGATCGAGAAGTGGCGCGACTCACTCGCCAGGAGCATCGCCCTCCGCAACCCACGCCTCTCGACCCGCCAGCTCAACTTCGCGGTCCAGCGCACCATAGATAGGCTGATATTCCTCCGCATCTGCGAAGACCGTGGCATCGAACACTACGCCTTCCTCCAATCGCTCATGAACGGAGAGCGAGTCTACCCGCGCCTCGTCAAACACTTCCGCGACGCCGACGACCGCTACAACTCCGGCCTCTTCCACTTCCGCGCAGGGCGACGGGACATGACCGAAATGTCCGACATTTCGGATCGTGTCCCAAGCCCCACCGACCCCGAGGTCTTTCTGTCCCCTGACTGCGCGGAAGAGCAGCTCCGCGATTTCCACTGTATACTCTCACGATGAGGTAACAACCAATGCCAGTAAACAGCAACAAGCCCTCCCGATGGAAGAACGATATCGTCCAGTCCGTTGACATGTACAATGACTGGTTCATGCGTTTTGCACCCAAGGCATATCGCGACACTCGGATCAAGACCACCGAGACTGTCAGGAAGGCCATGGAGAAAACACGTGGACTCATGAAGCTCGATGCTGATACGTTACAGGCACACCCCGAGGTACTGTGCGTCCTTCGAATGGCGACCTGTCCGCCTATCGCAGTCGACCGGCTCATCGGCCTTGCCGGAGTTGAAGGTAGCTTGGTGAAGTCCATGGAGGATTCTCTCCGGGTTCCTCCAAAGATGCCGCCTCCGAGAGTAGCTGAAGGCCTCTCCCGTATCGGAAACATCATCCAGAAGCTCCAGGATGGAGACATCCTCGTATGGATCGACGGGCAACGAGAACCGACCGAAGACGAGGCGCAGCGCGCATCGACCGTGATCGCGGACCGGCTGTGCGGCGCTCAGGCCAACCCGATAATCCGCAACGCGCAGGAGCAGCGTCAGCTTGACAAGGTCAAAGACTGGCTTGTCGCGCGAGGCTACAGGCAAGTCGAACCAGCGGAGGTCGCGGACTACCGGAGGATGCAGCCGGGAACATTCTGCTTTCGGCTGAACGTCCGCGTGCTGCAGAACAAACGTCAGGTGAATGTGCCGGTAGACATAGTCATCATGCCGAACAGCCCCGTTGGTCCGCGGCGTCCTCTGCTCGTAGAAGCCAAGTCCGCGGGCGACTACACAAACGTGAACAAGCGCCGGAAAGAGGAAGCTACGAAGATGAAGCAATTGCGCGACACGTACGGGCGAAAAGTGAGGTACGTGCTCTTCCTGGGCGGCTACTTCGACTCAGGTTACCTTGGGTATGAAGCATCAGAAGGCATCGACTGGGTCTGGGAGCATCGCATCGATGATTTCGGACGGATGGGTCTATAGGCAGTGACGAAGACGAGGGAACTCGAAGGCAAACGCATCGTCCTGCAGCGCTCGCTTGATGAACAGCGCACGCAGGCTGAGCGAAACCGTCTGGGTCAGTTTGCCACGCCGCCCCGGCTCGCGACCAGCATCGTGGAGGCTTCCCTCAAGCTGCTCCGCTCATCCCGTGTGCGATTTCTCGACCCTGCGTTCGGCACCGGCTCTTTCTACTCCGCTCTTCTTGACCTTGTTCCCCGCGCGCGCCTGCAGAGCGCGGCGGGCTATGAGGTGGACCCGGCTTTCGGGGACGTGGCCGAAAGCCTATGGAGTCCGACCGGATTGGATCTGCACGTCGCTGACTTCACCAGAGCCGTGCCTCCTTCGGACCCCAGCTCAATGCCTAACCTGGTCGTCTGCAACCCACCATACGTCAGGCACCATCACTTGGATAGAGAGACCAAAGAACGTCTCCAGTTGTTGGTCAAACAGCACCTCGGCATAGACGTCTCGGGCCTCGCCGGTCTGTACTGCTGTTTCCTGCTCCT contains:
- a CDS encoding XamI family restriction endonuclease, translating into MPVNSNKPSRWKNDIVQSVDMYNDWFMRFAPKAYRDTRIKTTETVRKAMEKTRGLMKLDADTLQAHPEVLCVLRMATCPPIAVDRLIGLAGVEGSLVKSMEDSLRVPPKMPPPRVAEGLSRIGNIIQKLQDGDILVWIDGQREPTEDEAQRASTVIADRLCGAQANPIIRNAQEQRQLDKVKDWLVARGYRQVEPAEVADYRRMQPGTFCFRLNVRVLQNKRQVNVPVDIVIMPNSPVGPRRPLLVEAKSAGDYTNVNKRRKEEATKMKQLRDTYGRKVRYVLFLGGYFDSGYLGYEASEGIDWVWEHRIDDFGRMGL